Proteins from a genomic interval of Polaribacter sejongensis:
- a CDS encoding tetratricopeptide repeat-containing sensor histidine kinase: protein MKYLYLLILFFFSSLLTAQDSKRLNRIEKLKAEIALSENGKKLQYMDSLVRTVNYTPSLKFDSIVKATIAFALQIDSVGIAANRTADLIYYNNTIVNKPEEGLAIFIQFLDKNLQVKNSYSLARLYLNGADSYFFNKQQNKAIEIYEIAEKYAIKAKEDRLLGFVNLYIGETRESLGMFVEASQNYNTAYNYFVKVKDTFNIISSKNSLSRLYSKNGFYKEAKSVRDDAILLLEITKNYEQLANSYYNASVVYSELGNQNKRIDNLLKALEFNNKSTMDLSGPAILSTLAIAYAKNNNTQLSKKYLKEAEKDSEAITKGKNEELYKEALMTIALVDKDFKKAIILGNDLLSMKIKRKDPSEIVRLEKLVAEIYEKLGDSKNSLIHLKNHLSLNDSIKSSQKVKNLIYYQTLYETDKRDFKIIEQGENIEVLNAKNKVKNQWIIFTSIGLIGLFAFILLIRSRNTASKRQKLQQKFSQDLIQIKEDESIRLARELHDSVGQKMMLLSKKIKLHNLDEISILANSTLEELRSISKNLHPSIIEQLGITSAITTLINEVDKHTNLFFTNDINGIDGALDKESNLHVYRILQETLNNIVKHAEATTVFVTIEKNANTIKMVVKDNGKGFEPLKAKVESKSLGMKTILERSIIINSKLSIDSNLGKSTTVKLVIPIK, encoded by the coding sequence ATGAAATATTTATATCTGTTGATTCTATTTTTTTTTAGTTCGCTACTAACTGCTCAAGATTCAAAACGTTTAAATAGAATTGAGAAATTAAAAGCGGAGATAGCGTTGAGTGAAAACGGCAAGAAACTACAGTATATGGATAGTTTAGTGAGAACTGTTAACTATACCCCCAGTTTAAAGTTCGATTCCATTGTAAAAGCAACAATTGCATTTGCGCTACAGATAGATTCTGTAGGTATTGCTGCAAATAGAACCGCAGATCTAATTTACTATAACAATACTATTGTTAACAAACCAGAAGAAGGGTTAGCTATATTTATTCAGTTTTTAGATAAAAATTTACAAGTAAAGAATAGCTATTCTTTAGCGAGGTTGTATTTAAATGGTGCGGACAGTTATTTTTTTAATAAACAACAAAACAAAGCTATTGAAATCTATGAAATAGCTGAAAAATATGCCATAAAAGCGAAAGAAGATAGGCTTTTAGGTTTTGTGAATTTATATATTGGGGAAACTCGCGAATCTTTAGGAATGTTTGTAGAAGCTTCTCAAAACTATAATACTGCTTATAATTACTTCGTGAAAGTTAAAGATACTTTTAATATTATAAGCTCTAAAAATTCATTATCTAGATTGTATAGTAAAAATGGTTTTTATAAAGAAGCTAAAAGTGTTCGAGATGATGCAATATTACTTTTAGAAATTACTAAAAATTATGAACAATTAGCAAATTCTTATTATAATGCTTCAGTAGTTTACAGTGAGTTGGGAAACCAAAATAAAAGAATTGATAATTTATTGAAAGCATTAGAGTTTAATAATAAATCTACTATGGATCTTTCAGGACCAGCTATTTTAAGCACACTGGCTATTGCGTATGCTAAAAATAACAATACTCAATTATCTAAAAAATATTTAAAAGAAGCTGAAAAGGATTCTGAAGCAATAACAAAAGGAAAAAATGAAGAACTCTATAAAGAAGCTTTAATGACTATTGCTTTGGTAGATAAAGATTTTAAAAAAGCAATAATACTAGGTAACGATTTATTGAGTATGAAAATTAAACGAAAAGATCCTTCAGAGATTGTACGTTTAGAAAAATTAGTTGCTGAAATTTATGAAAAGTTAGGAGACTCTAAAAACTCTTTAATTCATTTAAAAAATCATCTTTCACTTAATGATTCTATAAAAAGTAGCCAAAAAGTTAAAAACCTAATATATTATCAAACACTTTACGAAACTGATAAAAGAGATTTTAAAATTATAGAACAAGGAGAAAATATAGAGGTATTAAATGCTAAAAATAAAGTTAAAAATCAATGGATAATTTTTACATCAATAGGCTTAATAGGGTTATTTGCTTTTATTTTGTTAATACGATCAAGAAATACAGCTTCTAAAAGACAAAAATTACAGCAAAAATTTTCACAAGATTTAATACAAATTAAAGAAGATGAGAGTATACGATTGGCAAGAGAATTACATGATAGTGTTGGTCAAAAAATGATGCTGTTAAGCAAAAAAATAAAATTACATAATTTAGATGAAATAAGCATTTTAGCCAATAGTACTTTGGAAGAATTAAGAAGTATTTCTAAAAATTTACATCCTTCAATAATAGAGCAGCTAGGAATAACTTCAGCAATTACCACTTTAATTAATGAAGTAGATAAGCATACCAATTTGTTTTTTACCAATGATATTAATGGTATTGATGGTGCTTTGGATAAAGAGTCTAATCTACATGTTTATAGAATTTTACAAGAAACATTAAATAATATTGTAAAACACGCAGAAGCTACAACGGTTTTTGTAACGATTGAAAAGAATGCTAACACCATAAAAATGGTAGTAAAAGATAATGGAAAAGGTTTTGAGCCTTTAAAAGCAAAAGTAGAAAGCAAGAGTTTAGGAATGAAAACAATTTTAGAACGTTCTATAATAATAAACTCTAAATTATCGATTGATTCTAACTTAGGTAAAAGCACCACTGTAAAATTAGTAATACCAATCAAATGA
- a CDS encoding YHYH protein, with product MKFNQLKAVALSSIFIILNACSEDTTSDLTTSDAVTISVESSNFIAAGLATPITIESRTLSDGSTADCYKIVVTGTPTDHEMGPWCPSNIYDDATAGGIWLENGEVYDVDGAFVKNLATFYNDDTWMLYNATTGEITKTTTETECDEAANPNVGEEYENYCVECLPSYVEYLTHTYYIPVTPKIAATPYVFSTGLDGGPGGPGTAISTVPTNRGLAFNGVVFDAPAPTDNILSAYTLAPFDDAGGHINLAAGYHYHAATGLSKKITQADNHAAMIGYALDGYGIFENTDEDGNEATDLDDSRGHYDEIRGYHYHVDKAGNNNFINGLRGEYAL from the coding sequence ATGAAATTCAACCAATTAAAAGCAGTTGCTTTAAGCTCAATTTTTATTATTTTAAACGCTTGTAGTGAAGATACAACATCCGATTTAACAACTAGCGACGCAGTAACCATATCTGTAGAAAGCAGTAATTTTATTGCAGCAGGATTAGCAACACCTATAACCATTGAAAGCAGAACATTATCTGATGGTTCTACAGCAGATTGTTATAAAATTGTAGTTACGGGTACACCTACAGATCATGAAATGGGGCCCTGGTGTCCGAGTAATATTTATGATGATGCTACTGCAGGTGGAATTTGGCTTGAAAACGGAGAAGTCTATGATGTAGACGGAGCTTTTGTTAAAAATTTAGCTACTTTTTATAATGATGACACTTGGATGTTATACAATGCTACAACCGGAGAAATTACAAAAACGACTACAGAAACAGAATGTGATGAAGCTGCAAATCCTAATGTAGGTGAAGAATATGAAAACTACTGTGTAGAATGTTTGCCTTCTTATGTAGAATACTTAACACACACCTATTACATTCCTGTTACTCCCAAAATCGCTGCAACTCCTTATGTATTTTCAACCGGACTTGATGGAGGTCCAGGTGGTCCCGGAACAGCTATAAGTACCGTACCTACTAATAGAGGACTGGCATTTAATGGTGTTGTTTTTGATGCTCCGGCACCAACAGATAATATTTTAAGTGCTTATACTTTAGCTCCTTTTGATGATGCTGGCGGACATATTAATTTAGCTGCAGGGTATCATTATCATGCCGCAACGGGACTTTCTAAAAAAATAACGCAAGCAGATAATCATGCAGCAATGATAGGGTATGCTTTAGATGGATATGGTATCTTTGAAAATACGGATGAAGACGGAAATGAAGCTACAGATTTAGATGATTCTAGAGGTCATTATGATGAAATTAGAGGCTATCATTATCATGTAGATAAAGCAGGAAACAATAATTTTATCAATGGATTAAGAGGTGAATATGCACTATAA
- a CDS encoding YHYH protein, whose amino-acid sequence MKKYNLKLLTLSLFLVGLSACKSNSDSKKTITQDKVTIAVNSDYFLSGGLAEPISIVSRTLSDGSTADCYKIVATSTPTDHTMGPWCPTNISDDASAGGIWMQDGKVYDVDGEFVKNLATFYKDDTWMLYNSETGEITKTSTKEECEEAANPNVGEEYKNYCVECLPSYVSDVTHTYYIPVTPKKAATPYAFSRGGRGLGGPPPAGKRPEGGERPPKPEGRPENSSAMPSSRGLAFNGVVFDAPAPTDNILSAYTLAPFDDAGGHINLAAGYHYHAATGVSKKITQTDKHAAMIGYAFDGYGIYENTDADGNEAKDLDASRGHYDDVRGYHYHVDKAGNNNFINGLRGEYAQ is encoded by the coding sequence ATGAAAAAATATAATTTAAAACTCTTAACACTAAGTCTATTTCTTGTCGGACTTTCTGCTTGTAAAAGTAATAGTGACAGTAAAAAAACAATTACTCAAGACAAAGTAACAATTGCTGTTAATAGTGATTATTTTTTATCTGGAGGATTGGCAGAACCCATTTCTATTGTAAGTAGAACTTTGTCTGACGGTTCTACGGCAGATTGCTATAAAATTGTAGCAACAAGCACACCTACAGATCACACAATGGGACCTTGGTGTCCTACTAATATTTCTGATGATGCAAGCGCTGGTGGAATTTGGATGCAAGATGGAAAAGTATATGATGTAGATGGTGAATTTGTAAAAAACTTAGCTACTTTTTATAAAGATGATACTTGGATGTTATACAATAGCGAAACAGGAGAAATAACAAAAACATCTACAAAAGAAGAATGTGAAGAAGCTGCAAACCCAAATGTTGGAGAAGAATATAAAAACTATTGTGTAGAATGCTTACCCTCTTATGTGTCAGATGTAACTCACACCTATTACATTCCTGTTACTCCTAAAAAGGCAGCAACTCCTTATGCCTTTTCAAGAGGAGGAAGAGGTCTAGGTGGTCCTCCTCCAGCAGGGAAAAGACCCGAAGGAGGCGAAAGACCTCCAAAACCAGAAGGACGTCCCGAAAACAGTTCTGCAATGCCTTCTAGCAGAGGATTGGCTTTTAACGGAGTTGTTTTTGATGCTCCAGCGCCAACTGATAATATTTTAAGTGCGTATACTTTAGCTCCTTTTGATGATGCTGGCGGACATATTAATTTAGCAGCCGGATACCATTACCATGCTGCAACAGGTGTTTCTAAAAAAATTACACAAACAGATAAACATGCCGCAATGATTGGTTATGCTTTTGATGGATATGGAATTTATGAAAATACTGATGCAGACGGAAATGAAGCTAAAGATTTAGATGCATCTAGAGGTCATTATGATGATGTTAGAGGATATCATTACCATGTAGACAAAGCAGGTAATAATAATTTCATCAATGGTTTGCGAGGAGAATACGCGCAATAA